The Primulina eburnea isolate SZY01 unplaced genomic scaffold, ASM2296580v1 ctg738, whole genome shotgun sequence genome includes the window atagcggttatatccccaccgcgtaagggtacgtcatggttgggattcccacccatatcgGTTGACTCCTCACAGTGCGTTTAAAATCGTTATAACAATGCAAGAAAGGTAGAAAGAAATTGTACTCGActattattttcttttaaaattgaaaACATGCATACTCGAATCTGAAATTTTAAAGTTTGAAAATAGCCCACTTACATTATATATGATTGCTAAAACGTGGGTACTCGGCTTCAGGATTGGATCGCTACTCGTTCTTCGATCGGGAGGTGCCTCGGCTTAAATTTTGGACGGTTTAGAGACGATTTTTCAGCAGGGTTTCGCCTTGGTTTTCAGCTCAAATTCGAGAATTTGAAGGGTGGGGAATGAGTGGGGTGATGGGGTATTTATAGGTGGAGGGAAGGGTGTTAAATATGGTGTTCAAATCATACCATAATTTGCATAATCTCTCAATATTTGACTCTCATTCCCTTGCCATAATGTGATTCATCTTccatatttcgaaaatatatcTACTTAAGTTAGGAGATTCACACTCTAATCCAATGGTCTAGATTAATTCGAAAAATCTAGGTTACCCGATCCAACGGCTGTGGTGCAAtgtcttgatgattcttgtCCAAGTTAACCAAGCAATAATCCTCACCAATCTTGGCATTTATCCTAGGGAAATTTTCGAATTCTTGTATCATATTATACCTTAATTCTTCAACTTATGTAATATTCAACTCTTGCAAGAAAATCTCCTTCCTAATTTTCGAAATTGTATGCTAATCACAATATCACTATAATATTGCATGTCCAATAGTATCTCCACATATCCCATAAAATATTCTCCCATGCACAAAATAAAATCTCATGCTAACATTTTCTtacattatttaattataatgtGGATAAAATCCGGTCCTCACATTGAGCGTCGGAAAGGCTACGCAGGGACCCCTCCTGGTTCATCTTCCAACGGTCTTCTTCGTGATTTCAGGGTCAGGGAAAATTTGAAACCTGCGTTGGATTAGTGTCATTTGCTGGAGTCAGACCCTAATTTTCAATGTGTATAACAATTCTAACATTATCCTATTCACGGACTAAATTGTCATTTATAATAATTTCTTCCTAATGGGATCATTTCAACCACAAAAAAATTGAAGCCAGAAATGATACAAGATGCGAAATTCCCACCAATAACAAACAAGATCATGAACCCAACCACGTCAAGAAACACAGTATCCTCTCTTTCATCCACTCTCCCATTATATCTCCATGCACAAAACAGAATCTAGTTCTCCTCGATTTCAGTTTCTGCTACAATGGGGTGCACTTCATCCAAGAGAATCGAGGACACAGTGGTGGTACCCTACCGTCCATCGCCAGCAAGCTTCTCCATCTTCGACGTCTATGCAATCGAGGAGCCATGGCTTAATCATCCCGAGACAGACAATGAGAAGAAGCCCTCTCACGTGCCGGCTCCCATTCTTGAGAAGCTCAACGCCTTCGAAGAGTCCCCCCGCACGTGGGACGAAGTCAGCAAGGTGTTGGAAGACCTGAAGCCTAAACT containing:
- the LOC140821669 gene encoding uncharacterized protein, which codes for MGCTSSKRIEDTVVVPYRPSPASFSIFDVYAIEEPWLNHPETDNEKKPSHVPAPILEKLNAFEESPRTWDEVSKVLEDLKPKLSTTLLPPPPVPQKIQETRPSAPRHGRSGRKSFSFHTLEELEARANSSKSTTQTPKFEFEKSKTKKPIPKTVHSSGRA